Proteins co-encoded in one Oreochromis aureus strain Israel breed Guangdong linkage group 3, ZZ_aureus, whole genome shotgun sequence genomic window:
- the LOC116333158 gene encoding synaptopodin-2 isoform X3, with the protein MGTGDYICVTLRGGAPWGFTLREGEGDTHRPLLVSQVEEGGRASLAGVQDGDEVVSINGEPCADLTLLRAFALIDTSIDCLQLLVRRYHSIPTEDYESDEMQSSERASAGETLESTTLHIFPPKQTSQIPNPESPDETYSKEFNINTEFSKEGQLLCTQLHVPSSKEEDDKVQRCFSPGDMVELQVSLSEQTLDDVGCASLGSARGIDGDLSNREAVEAVHITSAATALRSVREPLSHHGVVLNSPLMLGQVEVILEASGVGRGLQSGGGTQDRETVGSQSEGEEEDCSPAEEQDSDSEGVQDKPNKHRARHARLRRNESISEKQLKEAKSKCKRIALLLTAAPTNPNNKGLLMFKKHRQRAKKFTLVSYGTGEDEPEYSDEEYEENLDSRQETFILVAPNESEIDKPFLTSTHSGKSVLTLTLDKGLLEIERNLKNQAEMESLPETKGKGALMFAQRRQRMDEISAEHEELRRQGIPVEAVQEAEKKIVEHSYMQSAAEGRSYMDVNVHQQTQQQYQQFQEQQYYEQQQNYQQQQQQQYQQQYQQQYQQQQYEQSHYQQQQMYHQQQEYHQEQQKMQQYSATVNGTVQHQTNEMQSSFSNRTAKPFSADNMAPTPYSHAMSGTNQDSVGQGEQIATRDERISTPAIRTGLLLDSKKKNAAKPMFTFKEAPKVSPNPALLNLLNKGDKKPGFESGPEDDYLSLGAEACNFLQSQRVKHKIPPPVAPKPVINPNSPPWSSQIEATNQEMPQCAENSLSTPAAAPTAETTPAPQLAPTPAPAPESSPPAAPQENPGSTNKEEQHTWPLPEPKSQQQPTQAVAQEANGHMNSTLQSESSAVTTWGAAQTQVQQQLSSSSWHSAQVQPSDPPPRQSSPHPPWVSHQPTQNQAQQPPTSTWTPQIQQSWTQPPEQSQAQAHVQPSWAQSREQPQSQPQVHPPWAHSTEQPHLQQMQPNWSQAQEQMQPQHQNQWTQPSQTDSQHQPAWMQQPHKKSQAQTPWVQGVQPESQPQPPWVQQAQHQAPPQLWPQTEAPGQPQPPWVSAQPQQQQLPSVNAWAPSQTQPQAQPPWIQVAQPQPQAQPQANLNPWAPVPAQTQSQPPWAQHPPEHGQHHISSWTQEQDQAHHQSPWAQPVPAQPAPQPKWQQPTSKSPPQPPMNTWQPAQTQPQTPVNAWTPQSQQKPVNISTLTVNTRPSPKPWQPPQNAPQSRSPPTPPQRMHSFTIGQRVSSPINPMATVLNPSSQGSAFEMPAVKGKGADMFAKRQSRMEKYIVDSETVEANKAPGRSYSLSPPARVQSAGQKSVSTSSSPKPPALGSTTPSARQTSWVEKSQKPLTPWEAASQHPMGLVDEAFAFQSLQQTLASNVCLAAQRKILPEPPAEWKARVSYQAPQKTGSQTWSQSQSRSLSRASLPSFVSPVRSSISTPVSHAGYRSLPRQWQPQKSATEANPRPSVSSFESKSPFGKQTYKSVYTSNTWSWKR; encoded by the exons ATGGGCACCGGGGATTACATCTGCGTAACGCTGCGCGGTGGTGCGCCCTGGGGATTCACCCTGCGAGAGGGAGAAGGGGACACCCACAGACCTCTTCTAGTTTCCCAG GTAGAGGAGGGTGGTCGTGCCTCCCTGGCTGGAGTACAGGATGGAGATGAGGTGGTGTCAATCAACGGGGAGCCGTGTGCTGACCTCACCCTTTTACGAGCGTTTGCGCTAATCGACACATCAATCGACTGTCTGCAGCTGCTAGTCAGAAG ATACCACTCCatccccactgaagactatgaaTCAGATGAAATGCAAAGCAGTGAGAGGGCCTCTGCTGGTGAGACTTTAGAGAGCACCACCCTTCACATCTTCCCCCCAAAGCAAACATCCCAAATCCCAAATCCTGAATCCCCGGATGAGACCTACAGCAAAGAGTTTAATATCAACACAGAGTTTTCCAAGGAAGGCCAGCTGCTTTGCACTCAGCTACATGTTCCCTCATCTAAGGAAGAAGATGATAAAGTACAGCGGTGCTTCTCACCAGGGGACATGGTGGAGCTCCAGGTGTCCCTGTCTGAGCAAACCTTGGATGATGTGGGCTGTGCCTCGCTCGGAAGTGCTCGTGGGATTGATGGGGACCTCTCAAACCGGGAGGCTGTGGAGGCTGTCCATATCACCAGTGCTGCCACTGCATTGCGCTCCGTCAGGGAGCCGCTAAGCCATCATGGAGTGGTTCTCAACTCCCCTTTAATGCTGGGGCAGGTGGAGGTCATTTTGGAGGCATCAGGAGTAGGGAGGGGCCTCCAGAGTGGAGGTGGCACTCAGGACAGGGAAACAGTTGGTTCTCAAAgtgaaggagaagaagaggactGCAGTCCTGCAGAAGAGCAGGACTCTGATTCTGAAGGAGTTCAAGACAAACCCAACAAGCATCGGGCTAGGCATGCCA GGCTCAGGCGCAACGAGAGCATTTCAGAGAAACAGCTAAAGGAAGCCAAGTCCAAATGTAAACGAATTGCCCTTCTTCTTACGGCTGCTCCGACCAACCCCAATAACAAGGGGCTGTTGATGTTCAAGAAGCATCGTCAGAGAGCTAAGAAATTCACGCTCGTGAGCTACGGCACAGGAGAAGACGAGCCAGAGTACAGCGACGAGGAGTACGAGGAAAACCTGGACAGCAGACAAGAAACCTTTATCCTTGTGGCCCCAAACGAGTCTGAAATAGATAAGCCTTTTCTCACTAGCACCCACAGTGGCAAAAGTGTGCTAACTTTGACCTTGGACAAGGGTCTTCTTGAAATCGAAAGGAATTTGAAGAACCAAGCAGAGATGGAATCTTTGCCTGAAACCAAAGGCAAGGGTGCGCTGATGTTTGCCCAGCGTCGCCAGAGGATGGATGAGATTTCTGCCGAACACGAGGAGCTTAGGCGCCAAGGGATCCCCGTTGAAGCAGTGCAAGAGGCTGAAAAGAAAATAGTGGAGCATTCCTACATGCAGTCCGCTGCAGAAGGCCGCAGTTACATGGATGTAAACGTGCACCAGCAAACCCAGCAACAGTACCAGCAGTTTCAAGAACAACAGTACTATGAGCAACAGCAGAactaccaacaacaacaacaacaacaatatcaGCAACAATATCAGCAGCAATATCAGCAACAGCAATATGAGCAAAGTCACTATCAGCAACAGCAAATGTATCACCAGCAGCAAGAATATCATCAGGAGCAACAAAAAATGCAGCAGTATTCAGCAACTGTCAATGGCACAGTCCAACATCAAACAAATGAAATGCAGAGCTCTTTCAGCAATCGTACTGCAAAGCCTTTCTCAGCAGACAACATGGCGCCCACCCCTTATTCTCATGCAATGAGTGGGACCAATCAAGATTCTGTGGGTCAAGGGGAGCAGATTGCTACCCGTGATGAGCGCATTTCTACTCCTGCAATCAGGACGGGCCTTTTGTTGGATTCGAAGAAAAAGAATGCAGCCAAGCCTATGTTCACATTTAAGGAAGCCCCAAAAGTATCCCCAAACCCAGCATTGCTGAACCTCCTAAACAAAGGTGATAAAAAGCCCGGGTTTGAATCAGGACCTGAGGATGACTATCTTAGTCTTGGAGCTGAGGCTTGTAATTTCCTTCAGTCTCAGCGTGTCAAACACAAGATTCCTCCACCAGTTGCCCCAAAGCCTGTGATCAATCCCAACTCACCTCCTTGGTCCTCGCAGATAGAAGCAACCAACCAGGAGATGCCTCAGTGTGCTGAAAATAGTCTATCCACACCTGCTGCAGCCCCCACCGCAGAGACTACTCCTGCTCCACAACTAGCGCCAACCCCTGCACCTGCCCCTGAGTCTTCTCCCCCTGCTGCACCCCAGGAGAATCCTGGCAGTACCAACAAAGAGGAACAGCACACATGGCCGCTCCCAGAACCCAAATCTCAACAACAGCCCACACAAGCTGTAGCTCAAGAGGCAAATGGTCATATGAAttctacactgcagtctgaGTCGTCTGCTGTGACTACCTGGGGTGCAGCTCAAACACAAGTGCAACAACAGTTATCTTCAAGTTCTTGGCATTCAGCTCAAGTGCAGCCCTCAGACCCACCTCCAAGACAGTCCTCACCTCACCCACCTTGGGTATCACATCAGCCTACTCAGAACCAGGCACAGCAACCTCCCACAAGTACTTGGACCCCTCAAATTCAGCAGTCCTGGACGCAGCCTCCAGAGCAATCACAAGCCCAAGCACATGTTCAGCCATCCTGGGCCCAGTCACGAGAGCAACCCCAGTCTCAGCCGCAGGTTCACCCACCTTGGGCACACTCTACTGAGCAGCCACATCTACAGCAAATGCAGCCCAACTGGAGTCAAGCCCAAGAACAAATGCAGCCACAACACCAGAACCAATGGACACAGCCATCACAAACAGACTCTCAACATCAACCAGCATGGATGCAACAACCTCATAAAAAATCCCAAGCACAAACTCCTTGGGTTCAAGGGGTACAACCAGAATCCCAGCCACAGCCGCCATGGGTTCAGCAAGCACAACATCAGGCTCCTCCACAATTATGGCCACAGACTGAAGCACCAGGTCAGCCTCAACCACCTTGGGTATCAGCTCAgccacaacagcaacagctaCCCTCAGTGAATGCATGGGCCCCATCACAAACTCAACCCCAAGCTCAGCCACCCTGGATCCAAGTAGCTCAACCACAACCTCAAGCACAGCCTCAAGCCAATTTAAATCCATGGGCGCCAGTACCTGCCCAGACTCAGTCTCAGCCTCCATGGGCTCAACACCCCCCAGAGCACGGTCAACACCACATAAGTTCTTGGACTCAAGAGCAAGATCAGGCCCACCATCAGTCTCCATGGGCTCAACCTGTTCCAGCCCAGCCAGCACCACAGCCAAAGTGGCAACAGCCTACATCAAAGAGTCCACCACAACCACCAATGAACACATGGCAACCAGCTCAGACACAGCCTCAGACACCTGTGAATGCCTGGACTCCACAATCACAGCAAAAACCTGTGAATATTTCCACACTGACAGTGAACACTCGCCCCTCTCCAAAACCTTGGCAACCACCACAAAATGCTCCACAAAGCCGATCCCCTCCTACTCCGCCACAGCGAATGCACTCTTTCACTATTGGTCAAAGAGTTTCATCGCCCATCAACCCAATGGCCACTGTCTTAAACCCATCCTCCCAGGGTTCAGCATTTGAGATGCCAGCTGTTAAAGGAAAAGGAGCTGATATGTTTGCAAAGAGGCAGTCTCGAATGGAGAAGTACATCGTGGACTCTGAGACGGTGGAAGCAAATAAG GCCCCTGGCAGGAGCTACTCCCTTTCTCCACCAGCCAGAGTACAGTCCGCGGGCCAGAAGTCAGTTTCAACTTCTTCCTCGCCAAAGCCCCCAGCACTGGGCTCCACAACTCCCTCGGCAAGGCAGACATCCTGGGTGGAAAAAAGCCAGAAGCCCCTCACACCATGGGAGGCTGCCTCCCAGCATCCCATGGGCCTGGTAGATGAAGCTTTTGCTTTCCAGAGCCTCCAGCAAACCCTTGCCTCGAATGTGTGCTTGGCAGCCCAGCGCAAAATCTTGCCTGAGCCGCCAGCAGAGTGGAAAGCCAGGGTTTCTTACCAAGCACCGCAGAAAACAGGCAGCCAGACTTGGAGCCAGAGCCAAAGCCGGAGCCTGAGTCGAGCTTCGCTCCCATCGTTTGTGTCACCAGTAAGGAGCTCTATCTCCACCCCAGTTAGTCATGCCGGTTACAGGTCCCTGCCCAGACAGTGGCAGCCTCAGAAATCTGCGACAGAGGCTAACCCGAGGCCCTCGGTGTCTTCATTTGAGTCTAAGAGCCCTTTCGGAAAGCAAACTTACAAGTCTGTGTACACCAGCAACACT